GCCTTAGCATCGATCGTGACGAGTACCAGAGCAGCTATCCTTCTAGAAGCCGGCCTCGGTTTCCTTGGTCTCGGCGATCCCAGAGCTATTAGTCTGGGAACCATATTATTTTATGCAAGAAGATCAGCTGCACTGGCCTCAGGCGCGTGGTGGATGATAGTCCCAGCAGGAATCATGATAACGCTGATCATTTTTGCCTTAACAATGATCTCCATAGGACTCGAGAGAAAAGAAAATAGATAGTATAAATAGTGATAGGAGAATCTTATCCCAATGAGCGTTTATATCATATAATAAGAAAAAGCCCCTGAGATCATTTAAAGGTGCTATAGAAACTAATGATCTAGACTACCGAGGCGGCCTTAGTTAAAGCTTAAATATTCTACAGGGCATTGATAACATATAGGTGGGCTTATGTATGGTGTGAGGAAGATAGGTGAGCTTATAAAAAGGGCTCCCGTCACTGTTTCCCCTACCACGAGTATTAGAAATGCTGTTCAAATAATGAATAGGGAGAATATAGGGAGCGTTATAGTTACAGATCCTGAGGGGAGGGTTTTAGGAATATTCACAGAGAGAGATCTTGTGAGGGTTATAGCAGAAGGCGTGGATCTCGATAGTAATATTGCTAGTGTTATGACGAGAAACCCAGTAGTTATATATGAGGATGAACCGATATCAAGAGCAGTGATCTTAATGGCTGAGAAGAGGATAAGGCATCTACCGGTTATAAATAGGAAAGGGCTGGTAGTTGGAATGGTAACAGCAAGAGATATTACAGAAACATTTAGAAGGTATTTAGAAGAGTTAGGAGATATAGGCGAATAATATCTCCCCATTAGCCCCGCATTTTAGGGCGAGGAGGAGATCGGTTAAGTCTTTAGGGATTTACGCTTTTAGCTGCTGTTTTGGATTTCATATTATGTTTATAGTTGTTCATCGAGGCGTTTCTCTCGAGAGAGCTCATAAGATGTGGGTGAAGCTGGTGATCCCACACTAAGGGTTAACCCTTCTCAAAGAAGCAAAAGTGGGGAAACAGTTAGAAATACCAGAGGGGGAAACGCGACATAGGTTTTGGCTTAGAATAAGGGTGTGTCAAAGCTACTTCTTACCCTTTTTATTATTGATCGCTTCCTCGATTTCCCTAGCTATTCTCATTATCTCTTTAGATGCTGGCGAGTCTGGATATTGATCTAGTATTGAGATGCCTTTATCGTTGCTCTCAGCTATTCTGGGGTCTAGAGGTATTTTTCCTAGGAGCCTTGTGCCTAGGGCTTTGCTGAGCTTCTCACCACCCCCCTTTCCGAATATATAGTATTCTTTCCCATGCTCGCATATGAAGTAGCTCATATTCTCTATAACACCTATGATTGGTATCTCCTTACCCAGGCTTGCCCTGACCATCTCAACGAATCTTATGGATTTTGCCACCACGTGAGAGCTTACCTCAGATGGTAGGGTTACGAATATGAGGCCCTCGATCCTAGGTACTGTCTGTACTAGGTTTAAAGCATCATCACCAGTGCCTGGTGGCATGTCTATCAATAAATAATCCAGATCCCCCCACTCAACGTCTTCTAATAGCTGTTGGAGAACCCTCACCTTAATAGCCCCCCTCCAAACCACAGGGGTTGTTTTATCGCTTAGCATGAGATCTATAGATACGACCTTCACACCACCATATCCCTCAGCAGGCTGTATCCTAGGCACCCCAGGGGTTTTCTCAACAACCTCTAGGAGATCCTGCTTAACACCCAGCATTATCGGCATCGAGGGTCCGTGGAAATCCATATCAAGCACCCCAACCCTTCTACCAATCCTGCTGAGAGCCATGGCAAGAGAGGCTGTGACAAAGGACTTCCCAACACCCCCCTTCCCACTTAGAACAGCTATTATGCTACCCACACCCCTGAGGTTTTCAAAAGCCTTTACACTTGGCTGTGGAGGAGGTGCTATAGGACCACCACCCTGCTGGATCCTCACACCCCCTCTACTGCCCACACCTCCCATCCTATATGGGTTTGACAAAATAGCTACCAATTCATAATTCCGCTGGGAGGCATATATAGCGGCAACCTCATCTTTAAGGCTGTTTCCAATTTAGCGATACATCTAAATATGCCTAACTACTTCTAGCTATTGAAAGCGTTGGATAGGGAGCTGAAGACTCTGAGGAGAACAATTGCTCTAGAGGGCTGGGTTAATAGGTTTGATAGACAGGCGTTTAGAGAGATTGAAGATGCATATAGGGAGATGCCAAGCTATACTCTAAAACACAGTGCTTCTCAGAGAAGCTTCATAGTATCTTCTATAATTGATTTAGAGAGATATCCATGGCTATCTACGAGGATTATCAAGGGGCAGAAACATTGAAATTATGGCTCTAGGGAATTCCCAATCTCAGAAATAAAACTAAGGATATGTGAGGGGAAATACTATACTGGTCTTGGGCGTCATCTCTGTTTCCCTCTCTAGGGGATGATTCCCTTTAGATGGTTCATAGGTTATTATATTCTTTTATGAAGATATATGCTTATATACCCCCCATGGTGGATATAGCTGGGCTGGAAGCTCTGAAGAGAATATTTGAAAAAATGGTTCCAAAGACGCCTGAGATAGAGATTATGGAGAATCTGAGGAAACACCTAGATCTATCCCTCAAGGCTATAGATATAGTATATAATCTGATCACAAACTGCAGGGATTATGGAGAGGCTGCGTTAAAAGCTAATGAGGTTCTCCTAATGGAGAGGGAGGCTGATAACCTTACCGAAGAAACATTTACAAAGATCCTCAAGGGATCTGTCCCCCCGGCCCTCGTATCAGAGCTCCAATATCTAGTGGATAAGACAGATGATATAATGGATAGAATATATTTCATAGGGATGGAGCTTGCCAGAGCCTATAAAAACAGGCTTGTATCTAATGAAGAGCTGAAAAGCATATACACTGATATAGGGTTAATGATAAGCCTCGCCAAATCAGGTGTTCAGAAGCTCCAGGAGCTATATATAACTGCTTTTAGGAATAAAGAGAATACAATGAGGCTCAGGGCTGAGATAGATGTGATCGAGGATAGAATAGATGAGGTTAAGAACCAGGCGCTCGATAAAATCTATGAGAGCAAGAGCCTAGGGCCTATAGAGATCTTCCATGCGATAGAGCTGATCAGAGTTGTAGACGATATAGCAGATGCTACAGAAGATGCTGCCCACGCGGTTGTCAGGCTAGAGAGCTCCCTTATCTCATAAAGTCTCATAAAGATATATACAAAGGCATGGAAGGTATAAACAATATATTCTATACATTGAGACGTTTATATATAAGGCCTACTCTATTTTCTTCAATAGGTGGGTATAATTCTGGATATAGCCTCGATCCCTGTTAGGAGGCCTTATCTAATAATAGCGATATGGGTTATCGCCCTGGCATCCCTCTACCCATTTTTCGCATCCCTCGAATCCCTTACCTCAGCAGCTGAGGAGAGCCTACTTCCAAGGGATTCAGAGAGCTCTAGAGCTAGCTCCCTGCTATCTATGATCTCAGGTGGTGGCGGGTCTGACATAATATATGTGTCAAATATAGATATAAGTGATCCAAATACGGCACTAAAGATCTCTAGATTAATCTATAGCGTGAATGCTTCACAGAATATCAGAAGCGTTGGCGGATACCCACAGGCAGTTATAGAGCTCTATAGAAACGTGGAAAATATATCTAATATCTCCATTAGAGCCGCATCCACAGGAGCTAGAGATCTCCTAGAGCTCACCAACAATCTGGAGGAGAACCTATCAACAACTATTAGCGGGTTTAAAAACATCTCACAGGCCCTTCTATATATAAGGGAGGCGCTTACAGCGATAGATG
The genomic region above belongs to Sulfolobales archaeon and contains:
- a CDS encoding DUF47 family protein; the encoded protein is MKIYAYIPPMVDIAGLEALKRIFEKMVPKTPEIEIMENLRKHLDLSLKAIDIVYNLITNCRDYGEAALKANEVLLMEREADNLTEETFTKILKGSVPPALVSELQYLVDKTDDIMDRIYFIGMELARAYKNRLVSNEELKSIYTDIGLMISLAKSGVQKLQELYITAFRNKENTMRLRAEIDVIEDRIDEVKNQALDKIYESKSLGPIEIFHAIELIRVVDDIADATEDAAHAVVRLESSLIS
- a CDS encoding CBS domain-containing protein, producing MYGVRKIGELIKRAPVTVSPTTSIRNAVQIMNRENIGSVIVTDPEGRVLGIFTERDLVRVIAEGVDLDSNIASVMTRNPVVIYEDEPISRAVILMAEKRIRHLPVINRKGLVVGMVTARDITETFRRYLEELGDIGE
- a CDS encoding Mrp/NBP35 family ATP-binding protein, which codes for MSNPYRMGGVGSRGGVRIQQGGGPIAPPPQPSVKAFENLRGVGSIIAVLSGKGGVGKSFVTASLAMALSRIGRRVGVLDMDFHGPSMPIMLGVKQDLLEVVEKTPGVPRIQPAEGYGGVKVVSIDLMLSDKTTPVVWRGAIKVRVLQQLLEDVEWGDLDYLLIDMPPGTGDDALNLVQTVPRIEGLIFVTLPSEVSSHVVAKSIRFVEMVRASLGKEIPIIGVIENMSYFICEHGKEYYIFGKGGGEKLSKALGTRLLGKIPLDPRIAESNDKGISILDQYPDSPASKEIMRIAREIEEAINNKKGKK